In Cololabis saira isolate AMF1-May2022 chromosome 1, fColSai1.1, whole genome shotgun sequence, the following proteins share a genomic window:
- the taf5l gene encoding TAF5-like RNA polymerase II p300/CBP-associated factor-associated factor 65 kDa subunit 5L, whose translation MKRVRTEQIQHAVALYLKRRQYVDTDGSLKGAKLFQSAEEMAASLTVQTESGCANVVSAAPCQSDPQQYETQYSRLVTFLAETEISWAKEVSSILYPLFVYLHLDMVRCGLKGAVDGFYSRFHDPFLQDSEQRAIIEQLRHVVTAQDVTANPKLRAFLEHKYVVHLTEPAYSYLLRYLQSEDNGALCRALSTHLQVEVTPSRRTDYQLYGGAGSSTAAPNSTTSWAGVDGAEGGDGMEVPAGIPQSEAALEALQDCIKKVREGPPSLTTICFYAFHNTEQNLNTAEVSADSRLLAAGFDSSTVKLWSLRARKLKAKPHQADVSHIHLACDVLEEEVDEENSCGSETKTLRAHSGPVYRTAFLTDSSGLLSCSEDSTIRYWDLGSFTNTALYQGHSYPVWDVDVSPCSLYFASSSHDRTARLWTFSRTYPLRLYAGHLSDVDCIKFHPNSNYLATGSTDKTVRLWSTQQGASVRLFTGHRGPVLSLAFSPNGKYLATAGEDQRVKLWDLASGNLFKDLRGHTDSVTSLSFSPDSSLVASSSMDSSVRVWDIRNSHGGTPADGSSSELVGLYTGNTSNVLNVQFMACNLLLVTGTAQEKAEQ comes from the exons TGCAGACAGAATCGGGTTGTGCCAACGTCGTCTCTGCTGCACCGTGCCAGTCTGATCCACAGCAGTATGAGACGCAGTACTCCAGGCTGGTCACCTTTCTGGCAG aaacagaaatatcCTGGGCCAAAGAAGTGAGCAGCATCCTCTATCCACTCTTTGTCTACCTCCACCTGGATATGGTGCGCTGCGGCCTAAAGGGGGCAGTGGATGGCTTTTACAGTCGTTTCCATGATCCGTTTCTTCAGGACAGTGAGCAGCGTGCCATCATCGAGCAGCTCCGCCACGTTGTAACTGCACAGGATGTTACAGCAAATCCTAAGCTTCGAGCTTTTCTGGAGCACAAGTATGTGGTTCACTTGACGGAGCCGGCTTACAGCTATCTGCTACGTTACCTGCAGAGTGAGGACAACGGTGCGCTTTGCAGGGCCCTCAGCACACACCTGCAAGTGGAAGTCACTCCTTCCAGACGTACAGACTACCAGCTGTATGGAGGTGCAGGCAGTTCCACAGCCGCCCCAAACTCCACCACCTCCTGGGCAGGAGTGGACGGTGCCGAGGGTGGGGACGGCATGGAGGTCCCTGCAGGGATCCCACAGAGCGAAGCAGCCCTGGAGGCTCTTCAGGATTGCATCAAGAAAGTCCGCGAAGGTCCCCCTTCGCTCACTACTATCTGTTTTTACGCCTTCCACAATACGGAGCAGAACTTGAACACCGCTGAAGTCTCGGCCGACAGCCGGCTGCTGGCTGCAGGCTTTGACAGCTCTACGGTAAAACTGTGGAGCCTTCGAGCTAGAAAGCTGAAGGCCAAACCACATCAGGCTGACGTGTCACATATCCACCTGGCGTGTGATGTACTGGAAGAGGAA GTGGATGAAGAGAACAGCTGTGGCAGTGAAACAAAGACGCTGCGAGCTCACAGCGGTCCCGTGTATCGTACTGCTTTCCTGACCGACAGCTCCGGCCTGCTGTCTTGCTCTGAAGACTCCACCATCCGCTACTGGGACCTGGGCAGTTTCACCAACACGGCGCTCTACCAGGGCCACTCCTACCCGGTGTGGGACGTGGACGTGAGCCCCTGCAGCCTTTATTTCGCCAGCAGCTCACACGATCGCACCGCACGTCTTTGGACTTTTTCCCGCACCTACCCGCTGCGGCTCTACGCGGGACATCTCTCCGACGTCGACTGCATCAAATTCCATCCAAACTCCAACTACCTGGCCACCGGCTCCACCGACAAAACTGTACGGCTGTGGAGCACCCAGCAGGGAGCATCGGTCCGCCTTTTTACCGGCCACCGTGGCCCCGTGCTGTCGCTCGCCTTCTCCCCCAACGGGAAGTACCTGGCCACCGCTGGAGAGGACCAGCGCGTGAAGCTGTGGGACTTGGCGTCAGGTAATCTGTTCAAGGACCTGCGTGGACACACGGACAGCGTCACCAGTCTGTCGTTCAGCCCAGACAGTAGCCTGGTGGCGTCGTCGTCTATGGACAGCTCGGTTCGGGTGTGGGACATCCGTAACTCCCACGGCGGGACGCCGGCCGACGGCTCGTCCAGCGAACTGGTGGGACTGTACACTGGAAACACCAGCAATGTGCTCAACGTCCAGTTCATGGCCTGCAACCTCCTGCTGGTGACGGGAACGGCACAGGAGAAGGCAGAGCAGTAG